In Phaseolus vulgaris cultivar G19833 chromosome 10, P. vulgaris v2.0, whole genome shotgun sequence, a single genomic region encodes these proteins:
- the LOC137817620 gene encoding tropomyosin-1-like — MSTELRVARKEATYLRHRVHLLAQEKIELESKLVPYRLKVAGLEASIKADAAKVESLEKRSVDREVLLGKVEKERDDTMAKLAEAKRENEGIAAELVQAQAENKKVTEDLLQARETTEELRKRADQLEQQTEGLKKQTEELELSSAQILAAGF; from the coding sequence atgagcaccgaactgagggtggcgcgcaaggaagccacctatctacgccatagggtgcacctcttagctcaagagaaaattgagttGGAGAGCAAATTGGTCCCCTACCGCCTCAAGGTGGCTGGCCTGGAGGCATCGATTAAAgcagatgcagccaaggtagaaagccttgagaagaggtcagtagaTCGGGAGGTTCTCTTGGGCAAAGTtgagaaagagagagatgaCACCATGGCTAAGCTCGCCGAGGCCAAAAGGGAGAATGAAGggatcgccgcagagctggtccaggcgcaggcggaaaacaagaaggttactgaagacctcctTCAAGCTCGTGAGACAACTGAAGAATTAAGGAAACGAGCTGATCAGTTAGAGCAGCAgaccgaggggctcaagaagcaaactgaagaactcgagctgagctctgcccaaatcctcgctgctgg
- the LOC137817641 gene encoding uncharacterized protein, whose translation MRNHLGNREVEDRECFTPPREFPMPFSQSIMEAVIPPTFVGPKVTFTRMEDPEAHLTAFHTQMMLLDGSNVVRCKLFMSTLVRMAMDWFISLPDGHVTSFAQLSQLFREQYIANMAPPLVSYDLFNVKQYQGETLKEYINRFGAQVVKVNTTKEPMIVYAFGKGICPGPFSESLIRNCPRTFAEIRRRAVEHIATEGEVCEKRASVVPARPRAPSHAQPARVNEATTGKRGQERKHPYEPRKPQTKGRSGENRPVRHNFVVELKDLIVVPNIVDRLRIPAKTDKVLGPRKDAWCEFHQAFEHPITNSLTLGHQLDELVRRGFLNDYLVGLSEAATLTTSAEDQAHEMPIHGEVHTISGGFSGGGCTASQRKRYVRSVMPVAEQGADDLLDIDLTFTKVDLHNVVPHDNDPVVIKVVTAGRKCTGCSWTRAVRRT comes from the coding sequence ATGCGCAACCACCTTGGGAATCGCGAAGTAGAGGATCGCGAGTGCTTCACACCACCCAGGGAGTTCCCCATGCCTTTCTCACAGTCCATCATGGAAGCAGTGATACCACCCACGTTCGTAGGCCCGAAGGTTACGTTCACTAGgatggaggatccagaggcgcacctcactgcgttccatacgcagatgatgctgctTGACGGTTCTAATGTCGTGAGAtgcaagttgttcatgagcacgtTGGTAAGGATGgcgatggactggttcatcagtctCCCAGATGGCCACGTGACCTCATTTGCACAGCTATCACAGCTGTTTAGGGAGCAGTACATCGCGAACATGGCTCCCCCACTGGTGTCGTATGATCTTTTcaacgtgaagcagtatcagggggagacgttgaaggaatacatcaatcgctttggggcgcaggtggtgaaggtcaACACCACAAAAGAGCCGATGATAGTCTACGCGTTCGGGAAGGGAATCTGCCCTGGACCgtttagtgagtcgctcatcagaaACTGCCCCAGGACCTTCGCAGAGATTAGGCGTCGTGCAGTGGAGCACATCGCaacggaaggggaggtatgcgAGAAGCGCGCAAGTGTTGTGCCAGCACGCCCTCGAGCACCGTCGCACGCACAACCCGCGAGGGTGAACGAGGCCACGACGGGGAAGAGAGGGCAAGAGAGGAAACACCCTTACGAGCCTAGGAAGCCTCAGACCAAGGGACGCTCAGGGGAGAATAGGCCGGtgaggcacaactttgtggtggagctgaaAGATCTGattgttgtgcccaacatagtgGATAGGCTGAGGATCCCGGCGAAGAcggacaaggtgttgggaccacgCAAGGAcgcgtggtgtgagttccatcAGGCGTTCGAACATCCGATCACCAACTCCTTGACTTTGGGCCATCAGTTGGACGAGCTGGTAAGGAGaggtttcttgaatgattacctggTGGGGTTATCAGAGGCCGCGACCTTGACGACATCAGCAGAGGACCAAGCCcatgagatgcctatccatggggaggtCCACACCATCTCTGGTGGTTTTTCGGGAGGAGGATGCACTGCCTCTCAGCGCAAGAGGTACGTGCGGTCAGTAATGCCGGTAGCAGAGCAGGGGGCGGACGACTTGCTGGACATCGACCTCACGTTCACGAAGGTTGATCTTCACAATGTTGTACCACACGATAACGACCCCGTGGTGATCAAGGTTGTGACTGCAGGAAGAAAGTGCACCGGGTGCTCGTGGACCAGGGCAGTTCGgcggacgtga